From a single Entelurus aequoreus isolate RoL-2023_Sb linkage group LG12, RoL_Eaeq_v1.1, whole genome shotgun sequence genomic region:
- the LOC133661397 gene encoding uncharacterized protein LOC133661397, giving the protein MDAAETASCTAAGADNATYSGPDSDEPDENDADWRLIDHHVTLSSDSENESDSDCFEDHLSLLATEYHVKHNALDSLLKLLKKVFQMAPSFVVVEFLGERSVAVVPTIWTEDDGKNSFCYWPRPNPTHSRIRKAEIPDKEVWDRLPIRVFRKTLTEDFDKALQYEKQAEMFSSPEEVSTKRSHITPERYRNDEEDVFDADDEEEIRPKKKCRKEKPQILVQAPPLPELPPFNFPISSEYQTTSASTSQYQTTPRHPGRPHSPARSSTSRLSPDRNNAFSSSQYQTTPASTSQYQTAPRSSRNALDSELLQLNMKVQNILENQGEIMRMLRGLAAQSVGPEAVDVQDLIEKPFETLEQLKAFCERLDTDLLLRKQLVKALTALGGQNLADTVRTMLRKIATNKVLEQLGLRGKTGKVAFEDLPLYRIINKACRGVYKQTTTAEVDCELGEVLKLATFRKGGSKFEEKRRN; this is encoded by the exons ATGGATGCTGCGGAGACTGCTTCCTGCACTGCCGCGGGTGCTGACAATGCCACCTACAGTGGCCCTGATAGTGATGAGCCTGATGAAAATGATGCTGATTGGAGACTAATCGACCATCATGTCACCTTGTCATCTGATTCAGAAAATGAGAGTGATAGTGACTGCTTTGAAGATCATTTGAGTTTGTTGGCAACCGAGTATCATGTCAAACATAATGCATTGGACAGCCTTTTGAAGCTACTCAAGAAAGTTTTCCAGATGGCTCCTTCTTTTGTGGTCGTTGAGTTCCTTGGTGAACGTTCAGTCGCTGTTGTCCCAACCATATGGACAGAAGATGATGGAAAG AATAGCTTCTGCTATTGGCCAAGGCCAAATCCTACCCACTCCAGAATCCGGAAAGCTGAGATTCCTGACAAAGAAGTCTGGGATAGGCTGCCAATTCGGGTTTTCAGGAAAACATTGACTG AAGACTTTGACAAGGCCCTTCAATACGAAAAACAAGCTGAAATGTTTTCGAGCCCAGAAGAAGTGTCAACCAAACGGAGCCACATCACCCCTGAACGTTATAGAAACGATGAGGAAGATGTGTTTGATGCTGACG ACGAAGAGGAAATTCGGCcaaaaaagaagtgcagaaaagaGAAACCACAGATCCTCGTCCAGGCACCCCCACTGCCAGAGCTCCCACCATTTAACTTTCCAATCTCCAGCGAGTACCAGACCACTTCAGCCAGTACCAGCCAATACCAGACCACTCCAAGGCATCCAGGCCGACCTCACAGCCCAGCGAGAAGCAGCACTTCCAGGCTCAGTCCAGACAGGAATAATGCATTCagctcaagccagtaccagaccaCTCCAGCCAGTACGAGTCAGTACCAGACCGCTCCAAGAAGCAGCAGGAATGCCCTTGACAGTGAAC ttttaCAGTTGAACATGAAAGTTCAAAATATACTTGAGAACCAGGGAGAAATTATGCGCATGCTGAGAGGGCTGGCAGCACAGTCTGTGGGGCCAGAAGCTGTGGATGTTCAAGATCTCATTGAGAAGCCTTTCGAGACTCTTGAGCAGCTGAAGGCCTTCTGTGAACGGCTCGACACTGATCTTCTGCTCAGAAAGCAGCTG gtgaaagctcttactgctcttggtgggcagaatttggcagacacggtgaggacaatgttgaggaaaattgccacaaacaaagtcctggagcagcttggcctccgtggaaagacaggaaaagtggcgtttgaggacttgcccctttacagaataataaata aggcatgcaggggtgtttacaagcagacgaccacagctgaagtggattgtgagcttggagaggtcctgaaactggccacttttcgaaagggaggttcaaaatttgag gagaagaggaggaattaa
- the LOC133662607 gene encoding major histocompatibility complex class I-related gene protein-like → MHSGAPVIHTLKYFYTSSSQVPNFPEFVMVGYVDEVQVVHYDSESRKAEAKQDWMNQITEENPNYWQRNTENCVVAEQVYKVNIEILKKRFNQTGGVHTYQLMYGCEWNDETDEVKGWRQHGYDGEDFISLDMKTWTWTAAKQQAFLSKLKWDQDILTLDNHKYYYTEHCPSYLKKYVKYGKEVLMRTELPEVFLLQKTPSSPVTCMATGFYPDLADLFWRKDGEQMLEDVEHGELLPNHDGTFQMSVGLKVEVTAEVEGKYECVFQLSGVKEDLVTKLERRSILSNASHEDHWSVAIGATAAVVAVAALLAAIFLVRRHRQDPQRQSTHSHIETQRGVRKNSISPFVSLSFQPNTIQLLATAGPSSPRTCRLKAESDAEMLCPEEDGYPPAAANEVNSFEVT, encoded by the exons ATGCACAGCGGGGCGCCTG TGATTCACACGCTGAAGTATTTCTACACTTCGTCCTCTCAAGTTCCAAACTTCCCAGAGTTTGTGATGGTTGGTTATGTTGATGAAGTCCAGGTGGTTCACTATGACAGCGAGAGCAGGAAAGCAGAAGCCAAACAGGACTGGATGAACCAAATCACAGAAGAGAATCCAAACTACTGGCAGAGAAACACAGAGAACTGTGTTGTTGCTGAGCAAGTCTACAAAGTCAACATTGAAATTCTTAAGAAGCGTTTCAACCAAACTGGAG GTGTTCACACTTACCAGTTGATGTATGGATGTGAATGGAATGATGAGACTGATGAAGTTAAAGGTTGGCGTCAGCATGGTTATGATGGAGAAGATTTCATATCGTTGGACATGAAGACATGGACATGGACTGCAGCAAAACAACAAgctttcctctccaaactcaagTGGGACCAGGACATACTTACACTAGACAACCATAAGTATTACTACACTGAGCATTGTCCTTCTTACTTGAAGAAGTATGTGAAGTATGGCAAGGAGGTCCTAATGAGAACAG agcTTCCAGAGGTGTTCCTCCTCCAGAAGACGCCGTCCTCTCCGGTCACCTGCATGGCGACAGGTTTCTACCCCGACCTAGCCGACCTGTTTTGGAGGAAAGACGGCGAGCAGATGTTGGAGGACGTGGAGCACGGAGAGCTGCTCCCCAACCACGACGGAACCTTCCAGATGTCGGTGGGGCTGAAAGTGGAGGTGACGGCCGAGGTGGAGGGCAAGTACGAATGTGTGTTCCAGCTGTCTGGCGTCAAGGAGGACTTGGTCACCAAGCTGGAGAGAAGAAGCATCCTGAGCAACGCAAGCCATGAAg ACCACTGGAGCGTCGCCATCGGTGCCACGGCGGCGGTCGTGGCTGTGGCGGCCCTCCTGGCGGCCATCTTCCTCGTCAGGCGACACAGACAAG ATCCACAGAGACAGAGCACCCACTCTCACATAGAAACACAGCGTGGCGTGAGGAAAAACTCCATTTCACCTTTTGTTTCTCTGTCATTTCAGCCCAATACGATCCAGCTC CTCGCCACGGCGGGGCCGAGCTCCCCGAGAACATGCCGGCTGAAGGCTGAGTCGGACGCG GAGATGCTTTGTCCTGAGGAAGATGGCTACCCACCAGCTGCAGCCAATGAGGTGAACTCCTTTGAAGTCACATGA